The proteins below are encoded in one region of Thermococcus peptonophilus:
- the eif1A gene encoding translation initiation factor eIF-1A, which produces MAGKKKNDRHVEGDEVIRVPLPDRSKGQLFGVIEQALGAGWMDVRCEDGKVRRCRIPGKLKRRMWMRVGDVVIVQPWPVQTDERGDIVYRYTRTQVDWLLRKGKITQDFLSGGELLF; this is translated from the coding sequence ATGGCAGGTAAAAAGAAGAACGACAGGCATGTTGAAGGTGATGAGGTAATTCGCGTTCCTCTCCCTGACAGGAGTAAGGGGCAGCTCTTCGGAGTTATTGAGCAGGCCCTCGGAGCCGGGTGGATGGACGTCCGCTGTGAGGACGGCAAGGTAAGGAGATGCAGAATCCCAGGTAAGCTCAAGAGGAGGATGTGGATGCGCGTTGGCGATGTTGTCATCGTCCAGCCCTGGCCCGTCCAGACCGACGAGCGTGGGGACATCGTCTACCGCTACACGAGAACCCAGGTGGACTGGCTCCTGAGGAAGGGCAAGATAACCCAGGACTTCCTCAGCGGCGGCGAGCTCCTCTTCTGA